One Nerophis lumbriciformis linkage group LG19, RoL_Nlum_v2.1, whole genome shotgun sequence DNA segment encodes these proteins:
- the ubtfl gene encoding upstream binding transcription factor, like isoform X2, whose protein sequence is MMNGVGLAAPQSGRLKIVADEWRQEDCLTLLERIRSLLPDADAMKYKTTESHFDWDKVGFGSFTGEMCRQKWSKVSSEVRKYRTMTELILDAIEFVKYPYKGKKLKTHPDFPKKPLTPYFRFFMEKRAKYAKIYPEMSNLDLTKILSKKYKELPDKKKQKYVTEFQSEKEEFGKNMARFKHEHPDLMEESKKSDLPEKPKTPQQLWYNHEKKTYLKLHPEVTQKEMKDVLRRQWSQLSDKKRLKWISKALELQKDYEDNMRVYHEAHPDVTSDDHVRSVLTKAERQLKDKFDGRPTKPPPNGYSLYCAELMVNMKDVPSTERMVLCSKRWKMMTQKEKDMFQKRCEQRKKQYDVDLQRFLASLPEEERDRILTEEKLGGARGTGGVVSSPHRTKSPLIKVEEPELWGSSGSKERHDTKKTAKLPETPKTAEEMWQHTVTADFLSKCRSDRRKAQAAMEAAWKSMEKKEKIQWIKKAAEDQKRYERELLERRTPPLPLPPAGNQKKPKFDGEPKKPPVSGYQMFSQELLTNGELNHFSLKERMVEIGKRWHKLTPGQKDKYKKHVDEQQGEYKAELEAWIKSLSPQDRDAYKEFSSSKRRSTAKLGSSRPTKVLLTTKGKVMPSKVPPLGVGVSKRAMAYRAKQDMSDSDDDKSESSDSDDDEETSGSSDSEDDENDEDEDEDQTSSEESSDSDSD, encoded by the exons ATGATGAATGGCGTTGGCCTTGCTGCGCCTCAAAGCGGCAGACTCAAGATTGTGGCAG ATGAATGGCGTCAGGAGGACTGTCTGACACTGTTGGAGAGGATTCGCAGCCTTCTTCCTGATGCAGATGCCATGAAGTACAAAACAACAGAGTCGCACTTCGACTGGGACAAGGTGGGCTTTGGAAGCTTCACGGGAGAAATGTGTCGCCAGAAGTGGAGCAAAGTTTCGTCAGAG GTCCGCAAGTACAGAACCATGACAGAGCTCATCTTGGATGCCATCGAGTTTGTTAAATATCCCTACAAAGGCAAGAAGTTGAAG ACGCATCCTGATTTCCCCAAGAAGCCGTTGACGCCGTATTTCAGGTTCTTCATGGAGAAAAGAGCCAAATATGCCAAAATCTACCCGGAGATGAGCAACCTGGACCTGACCAAGATCTTGTCCAAGAAGTACAAAGAGCTGCCAGATAAGAAGAAG CAAAAGTATGTCACCGAATTCCAGAGTGAAAAAGAGGAATTTGGGAAAAACATGGCTCGATTCAA ACACGAGCATCCTGACCTAATGGAGGAAAGCAAGAAGTCGGACCTTCCCGAGAAACCAAAAACTCCTCAGCAGCTTTGGTACAACCACGAGAAGAAGACCTACCTTAAACTCCACCCGGAG GTGACCCAGAAGGAGATGAAGGATGTGTTGCGGAGACAATGGTCTCAGTTGTCTGACAAGAAAAGACTGAAGTGGATCAGCAAAGCTTTGGAGCTTCAGAAAGACTACGAG gacAACATGCGAGTGTATCATGAGGCTCATCCAGACGTCACGTCAGACGATCACGTGCGCTCCGTCCTCACAAAGGCGGAAAGACAGCTGAAGGACAAGTTTGACGGACGGCCGACTAAACCTCCGCC GAACGGATACTCGCTGTACTGTGCCGAACTGATGGTCAACATGAAGGACGTTCCCAGCACGGAGCGCATGGTCCTGTGCAGCAAAAGATGGAAGATGATGACCCAGAAGGAAAAGGACATGTTTCAGAAACGCTGCGAGCAG AGGAAGAAGCAGTACGATGTGGACTTGCAGAGGTTTCTAGCG AGCCTTCCAGAAGAAGAACGAGACCGCATTCTGACCGAGGAGAAGCTGGGTGGAGCCAGGGGGACAGGAGGCGTGGTCTCCAGTCCGCACAGAACCAAGTCGCCGCTCATCAAG GTGGAAGAACCAGAACTATGGGGCTCTTCGGGCTCCAAGGAGCGTCATGACACCAAGAAGACGGCCAAACTTCCCGAGACACCCAAAACGGCAGAAGAGATGTGGCAGCACACCGTGACCGCCGACTTCCTGTCCAAATGCAGA AGCGACCGCAGGAAAGCTCAAGCAGCCATGGAGGCGGCCTGGAAGTCcatggagaagaaggagaagattcAGTGGATCAAGAAAGCAGCAGAAGACCAGAAGCGCTACGAG AGAGAGCTGCTGGAAAGGAGGACGCCGCCACTGCCGCTGCCACCAGCAGGGAACCAGAAGAAGCCTAAATTTGATGGCGAGCCAAAGAAGCCTCCAGT GAGCGGCTATCAGATGTTCTCGCAGGAGCTGCTGACGAATGGCGAGCTGAACCACTTCAGCCTGAAAGAGCGAATGGTGGAGATTGGCAAGCGTTGGCACAAACTGACGCCGGGCCAAAAGGACAAGTACAAGAAGCACGTGGACGAGCAGCAGGGCGAGTACAAGGCAGAACTAGAGGCGTGGATCAAG TCTCTCTCCCCGCAGGATCGCGACGCCTACAAAGAGTTTTCCTCCTCG AAACGTCGCAGCACAGCAAAACTTGGAAGCAGTCGTCCAACAAAAGTGCTCCTAACAACGAAGGGCAAGGTGATGCCCTCCAAGGTCCCACCCCTTGGAGTGGGCGTCAGCAAACGAGCAATGGCGTACAGAGCAAAG CAAGACATGTCCGACTCAGACGACGACAAGAGTGAATCGTCCGACTCTGATGACGACGAGGAGACATCGGGAAGCAGCGACAGCGAAGACGACGAG AACGATGAGGATGAAGATGAAGATCAGACGTCTTCAGAGGAATCCAGTGACTCGGACTCAGACTAG
- the fastk gene encoding fas-activated serine/threonine kinase, with protein sequence MLCWSAKWRFLSPVAAVSQAMYAARIYSAAGGGGGVKAGKRGGLTVLDTHTPYLHQHRAPLPLPTYPLYQGRPGDHRGAHFHHHYHPQPAPLAPPPMPPNCPHHAHLHTYSGGVPAGRSGGKKKSWNFINEKMSYDTFFTMKRLIERSRRPDEVLRWLAQNPAKISHNHYPIALHKIAQLLQATSPPPPSPLDNGAVAVKCGRHVLEHQDFLLLCDAIVNDCSKLDNFSIVNCLYAVAALGLSSETPVVQVLEAESQSRLGQFNQKDVSMVFSSSMKLHPGSQHPLTEACLLGLEKNLEREHHPQTLFLLLSYYRLKWHTLKPQGVATTDDTTPPNPEQLLANRKILRLVKHTLTSVSGVRDQEMTLLDEMLAVCAKEASNKSLEFIFSSHLFYQNRQERFIRSLAEELPKKEESISAYTMALIAKYIARHRLRETQLLDTIASFLVKRAEYLDSKVIQKLVFPFSRMNYRPSNEDKFFSRLEEVVELKALSSPLATVNILMSLFQLGHFPGPVLHRVFSPAFISNVTNSPYALIVRRYLSLLDAAVELEYHDYTGPRLHHSHKVLMFDHALTADEVNRKYSYKGLVAEALRQLLGQHHYKQDQVLPPGYYTDFVLWMDSSGRVLPIQSGAPLAPGSTPAACGGSKGGVAEECGQKSLELDKTTDGSKESRSFQSQHIHSTPGATSPSAPPRLGDSDGPSDCGSYCVPVVEYYSSVSKEHSLESQDSSTLSSPPSDAPPPSLAAQGSTCDTAPNSIFQFSISKILEYEVETEPSSDQGEEFCESATGNDRSEADGECPSTAQLSPTRPPEPDKTEEKHIRRLVVSVNDKWHYCHNSDVLVGSRAMRDRHLKLLGYIILQLPYHELEKLNGIEQVKTYLHAKLQDIPR encoded by the exons ATGTTGTGTTGGTCCGCCAAGTGGCGCTTCCTGAGCCCAGTCGCCGCCGTATCCCAAGCCATGTACGCCGCACGCATCTACAGTGCCGCCGGAGGAGGGGGTGGAGTCAAGGCAGGGAAAAGGGGCGGACTCACTGTGCTTGATACGCATACCCCGTACCTTCACCAGCACCGGGCGCCGCTTCCCCTTCCTACCTACCCTCTGTACCAGGGCAGGCCTGGCGACCACCGGGGAGCACATTTTCACCACCATTACCATCCGCAGCCTGCCCCTCTGGCCCCGCCCCCAATGCCCCCTAATTGCCCGCACCATGCCCACCTCCACACGTACAGTGGGGGTGTTCCGGCCGGCAGGTCAGGCGGCAAGAAGAAGTCATGGAACTTCATCAACGAGAAGATGAGCTACGACACTTTTTTCACGATGAAGCGTCTAATAGAGCGCTCACGCCGACCCGATGAGGTTCTGCGCTGGCTTGCACAGAACCCGGCCAAGATCTCCCACAACCACTACCCCATCGCGCTACACAAAATCGCACAGCTGCTGCAGGCCacgtcaccaccaccaccatcgcCCCTTGACAACGGCGCTGTTGCAGTAAAGTGTGGTCGCCACGTTCTGGAGCATCAGGACTTCTTGTTGCTGTGCGATGCCATCGTCAACGACTGTTCTAAATTGGACAACTTCAGCATCGTCAACTGTCTCTACGCTGTGGCGGCGCTCG GTCTATCCAGCGAGACTCCGGTGGTTCAAGTTCTCGAGGCTGAGTCTCAGTCCAGACTGGGCCAGTTCAACCAGAAGGACGTGTCCATGGTGTTCAGCTCCAGCATGAAGCTTCATCCGGGCAGCCAGCACCCTCTCACCGAGGCCTGCCTGCTCGGCCTGGAGAAGAACCTGGAGCGAGAGCACCACCCGCAGACCCTATTCCTGCTGCTCTCCTACTACCGCCTCAAGTGGCACACACTGAAGCCGCAGGGAGTTGCAACAACCGATGACACCACGCCGCCTAACCCTGAACAGCTGCTAGCTAACAG GAAGATCCTGCGTCTGGTCAAACACACTCTTACCAGCGTCAGTGGCGTTCGTGACCAGGAGATGACGCTGTTGGATGAGATGTTAGCAGTGTGTGCCAAAGAGGCCAGCAACAAGAGTCTGGAGTTCATCTTCAGCTCTCACCTCTTCTACCAGAACCGACAGGAGAGGTTCATCCGAAGCTTGGCAG AGGAGCTGCCAAAGAAAGAGGAGAGCATCAGCGCGTACACGATGGCGCTGATCGCTAAATATATCGCTCGACACCGCTTGAGAGAGACACAGCTGCTCGACACCATCGCAAGCTTCCTGGTCAAGAGGGCGGAGTACCTGGACAGCAAG gtTATCCAGAAGCTGGTGTTTCCATTCAGCAGGATGAATTATCGTCCGTCCAATGAGGATAAGTTCTTCTCACGTTTAGAGGAAGTGGTGGAGTTGAAGGCGCTCAGCTCCCCGCTCGCCACCGTCAACATCCTCATGTCCCTCTTCCAATTGGGACACTTCCCGGGCCCCGTGCTGCACCGTGTCTTCTCTCCCGCCTTCATCAGCAATGTCACCA ATAGTCCATACGCCCTCATCGTCCGCCGCTACCTGTCTTTATTGGACGCCGCTGTCGAACTGGAGTACCATGACTACACCGGACCACGACTACACCACTCCCACAAAGTGCTCATGTTTGACCACGCTCTTACTGCGGATGAAGTCAATCGCAAGTACAG TTATAAGGGTCTGGTGGCTGAGGCTCTCAGGCAGCTGCTTGGACAACACCACTACAAGCAGGACCAAGTACTGCCTCCTGGATACTACACAG ATTTTGTGTTGTGGATGGACTCCTCCGGGCGGGTTCTACCGATACAGTCAGGCGCACCTCTGGCTCCAGGCTCTACTCCTGCGGCATGTGGGGGTTCTAAGGGTGGCGTGGCGGAGGAATGTGGTCAGAAGTCACTGGAGTTGGACAAAACGACAGATGGTTCTAAAGAATCCAGGTCATTTCAGTCTCAGCACATCCATAGCACGCCGGGGGCCACATCCCCCTCAGCGCCCCCTCGTCTCGGGGACAGCGACGGGCCCTCTGACTGCGGTTCTTACTGCGTGCCTGTAGTGGAGTACTACTCCAGCGTGTCAAAGGAGCACTCGCTGGAAAGCCAGGACAGTTCCACGCTTAGCAGCCCCCCCTCTGATGCGCCACCTCCATCACTGGCGGCCCAAGGATCTACATGTGACACCGCTCCAAACTCCATCTTCCAGTTCTCCATTAGTAAGATCCTGGAGTATGAGGTGGAGACAGAGCCCTCAAGCGATCAAGGGGAGGAATTCTGTGAGTCTGCGACAGGAAACGACAGGTCTGAGGCAGACGGGGAGTGTCCGTCAACGGCACAACTCAGCCCAACACGCCCGCCCGAACCTGACAAGACAGAAGAGAAGCACATAAGGAG GCTCGTCGTCTCAGTTAACGACAAGTGGCACTACTGCCACAACTCGGACGTCCTGGTCGGATCCCGTGCCATGAGAGACCGCCACTTGAAGCTGCTGGGATACATCATCCTACAG CTGCCCTATCATGAGCTAGAGAAGCTCAATGGCATCGAGCAGGTGAAGACGTACCTGCACGCCAAACTGCAGGACATCCCACGATGA
- the ubtfl gene encoding upstream binding transcription factor, like isoform X3, which produces MSTATKRPRRVQECVERGPEPQGGGVSLNRLCMMNGVGLAAPQSGRLKIVADEWRQEDCLTLLERIRSLLPDADAMKYKTTESHFDWDKVGFGSFTGEMCRQKWSKVSSEVRKYRTMTELILDAIEFVKYPYKGKKLKTHPDFPKKPLTPYFRFFMEKRAKYAKIYPEMSNLDLTKILSKKYKELPDKKKQKYVTEFQSEKEEFGKNMARFKHEHPDLMEESKKSDLPEKPKTPQQLWYNHEKKTYLKLHPEVTQKEMKDVLRRQWSQLSDKKRLKWISKALELQKDYEDNMRVYHEAHPDVTSDDHVRSVLTKAERQLKDKFDGRPTKPPPNGYSLYCAELMVNMKDVPSTERMVLCSKRWKMMTQKEKDMFQKRCEQRKKQYDVDLQRFLASLPEEERDRILTEEKLGGARGTGGVVSSPHRTKSPLIKSDRRKAQAAMEAAWKSMEKKEKIQWIKKAAEDQKRYERELLERRTPPLPLPPAGNQKKPKFDGEPKKPPVSGYQMFSQELLTNGELNHFSLKERMVEIGKRWHKLTPGQKDKYKKHVDEQQGEYKAELEAWIKSLSPQDRDAYKEFSSSKRRSTAKLGSSRPTKVLLTTKGKVMPSKVPPLGVGVSKRAMAYRAKQDMSDSDDDKSESSDSDDDEETSGSSDSEDDENDEDEDEDQTSSEESSDSDSD; this is translated from the exons GGGGCGGAGTCAGTTTGAACAGACTCTGCATGATGAATGGCGTTGGCCTTGCTGCGCCTCAAAGCGGCAGACTCAAGATTGTGGCAG ATGAATGGCGTCAGGAGGACTGTCTGACACTGTTGGAGAGGATTCGCAGCCTTCTTCCTGATGCAGATGCCATGAAGTACAAAACAACAGAGTCGCACTTCGACTGGGACAAGGTGGGCTTTGGAAGCTTCACGGGAGAAATGTGTCGCCAGAAGTGGAGCAAAGTTTCGTCAGAG GTCCGCAAGTACAGAACCATGACAGAGCTCATCTTGGATGCCATCGAGTTTGTTAAATATCCCTACAAAGGCAAGAAGTTGAAG ACGCATCCTGATTTCCCCAAGAAGCCGTTGACGCCGTATTTCAGGTTCTTCATGGAGAAAAGAGCCAAATATGCCAAAATCTACCCGGAGATGAGCAACCTGGACCTGACCAAGATCTTGTCCAAGAAGTACAAAGAGCTGCCAGATAAGAAGAAG CAAAAGTATGTCACCGAATTCCAGAGTGAAAAAGAGGAATTTGGGAAAAACATGGCTCGATTCAA ACACGAGCATCCTGACCTAATGGAGGAAAGCAAGAAGTCGGACCTTCCCGAGAAACCAAAAACTCCTCAGCAGCTTTGGTACAACCACGAGAAGAAGACCTACCTTAAACTCCACCCGGAG GTGACCCAGAAGGAGATGAAGGATGTGTTGCGGAGACAATGGTCTCAGTTGTCTGACAAGAAAAGACTGAAGTGGATCAGCAAAGCTTTGGAGCTTCAGAAAGACTACGAG gacAACATGCGAGTGTATCATGAGGCTCATCCAGACGTCACGTCAGACGATCACGTGCGCTCCGTCCTCACAAAGGCGGAAAGACAGCTGAAGGACAAGTTTGACGGACGGCCGACTAAACCTCCGCC GAACGGATACTCGCTGTACTGTGCCGAACTGATGGTCAACATGAAGGACGTTCCCAGCACGGAGCGCATGGTCCTGTGCAGCAAAAGATGGAAGATGATGACCCAGAAGGAAAAGGACATGTTTCAGAAACGCTGCGAGCAG AGGAAGAAGCAGTACGATGTGGACTTGCAGAGGTTTCTAGCG AGCCTTCCAGAAGAAGAACGAGACCGCATTCTGACCGAGGAGAAGCTGGGTGGAGCCAGGGGGACAGGAGGCGTGGTCTCCAGTCCGCACAGAACCAAGTCGCCGCTCATCAAG AGCGACCGCAGGAAAGCTCAAGCAGCCATGGAGGCGGCCTGGAAGTCcatggagaagaaggagaagattcAGTGGATCAAGAAAGCAGCAGAAGACCAGAAGCGCTACGAG AGAGAGCTGCTGGAAAGGAGGACGCCGCCACTGCCGCTGCCACCAGCAGGGAACCAGAAGAAGCCTAAATTTGATGGCGAGCCAAAGAAGCCTCCAGT GAGCGGCTATCAGATGTTCTCGCAGGAGCTGCTGACGAATGGCGAGCTGAACCACTTCAGCCTGAAAGAGCGAATGGTGGAGATTGGCAAGCGTTGGCACAAACTGACGCCGGGCCAAAAGGACAAGTACAAGAAGCACGTGGACGAGCAGCAGGGCGAGTACAAGGCAGAACTAGAGGCGTGGATCAAG TCTCTCTCCCCGCAGGATCGCGACGCCTACAAAGAGTTTTCCTCCTCG AAACGTCGCAGCACAGCAAAACTTGGAAGCAGTCGTCCAACAAAAGTGCTCCTAACAACGAAGGGCAAGGTGATGCCCTCCAAGGTCCCACCCCTTGGAGTGGGCGTCAGCAAACGAGCAATGGCGTACAGAGCAAAG CAAGACATGTCCGACTCAGACGACGACAAGAGTGAATCGTCCGACTCTGATGACGACGAGGAGACATCGGGAAGCAGCGACAGCGAAGACGACGAG AACGATGAGGATGAAGATGAAGATCAGACGTCTTCAGAGGAATCCAGTGACTCGGACTCAGACTAG
- the ubtfl gene encoding upstream binding transcription factor, like isoform X1, with protein MSTATKRPRRVQECVERGPEPQGGGVSLNRLCMMNGVGLAAPQSGRLKIVADEWRQEDCLTLLERIRSLLPDADAMKYKTTESHFDWDKVGFGSFTGEMCRQKWSKVSSEVRKYRTMTELILDAIEFVKYPYKGKKLKTHPDFPKKPLTPYFRFFMEKRAKYAKIYPEMSNLDLTKILSKKYKELPDKKKQKYVTEFQSEKEEFGKNMARFKHEHPDLMEESKKSDLPEKPKTPQQLWYNHEKKTYLKLHPEVTQKEMKDVLRRQWSQLSDKKRLKWISKALELQKDYEDNMRVYHEAHPDVTSDDHVRSVLTKAERQLKDKFDGRPTKPPPNGYSLYCAELMVNMKDVPSTERMVLCSKRWKMMTQKEKDMFQKRCEQRKKQYDVDLQRFLASLPEEERDRILTEEKLGGARGTGGVVSSPHRTKSPLIKVEEPELWGSSGSKERHDTKKTAKLPETPKTAEEMWQHTVTADFLSKCRSDRRKAQAAMEAAWKSMEKKEKIQWIKKAAEDQKRYERELLERRTPPLPLPPAGNQKKPKFDGEPKKPPVSGYQMFSQELLTNGELNHFSLKERMVEIGKRWHKLTPGQKDKYKKHVDEQQGEYKAELEAWIKSLSPQDRDAYKEFSSSKRRSTAKLGSSRPTKVLLTTKGKVMPSKVPPLGVGVSKRAMAYRAKQDMSDSDDDKSESSDSDDDEETSGSSDSEDDENDEDEDEDQTSSEESSDSDSD; from the exons GGGGCGGAGTCAGTTTGAACAGACTCTGCATGATGAATGGCGTTGGCCTTGCTGCGCCTCAAAGCGGCAGACTCAAGATTGTGGCAG ATGAATGGCGTCAGGAGGACTGTCTGACACTGTTGGAGAGGATTCGCAGCCTTCTTCCTGATGCAGATGCCATGAAGTACAAAACAACAGAGTCGCACTTCGACTGGGACAAGGTGGGCTTTGGAAGCTTCACGGGAGAAATGTGTCGCCAGAAGTGGAGCAAAGTTTCGTCAGAG GTCCGCAAGTACAGAACCATGACAGAGCTCATCTTGGATGCCATCGAGTTTGTTAAATATCCCTACAAAGGCAAGAAGTTGAAG ACGCATCCTGATTTCCCCAAGAAGCCGTTGACGCCGTATTTCAGGTTCTTCATGGAGAAAAGAGCCAAATATGCCAAAATCTACCCGGAGATGAGCAACCTGGACCTGACCAAGATCTTGTCCAAGAAGTACAAAGAGCTGCCAGATAAGAAGAAG CAAAAGTATGTCACCGAATTCCAGAGTGAAAAAGAGGAATTTGGGAAAAACATGGCTCGATTCAA ACACGAGCATCCTGACCTAATGGAGGAAAGCAAGAAGTCGGACCTTCCCGAGAAACCAAAAACTCCTCAGCAGCTTTGGTACAACCACGAGAAGAAGACCTACCTTAAACTCCACCCGGAG GTGACCCAGAAGGAGATGAAGGATGTGTTGCGGAGACAATGGTCTCAGTTGTCTGACAAGAAAAGACTGAAGTGGATCAGCAAAGCTTTGGAGCTTCAGAAAGACTACGAG gacAACATGCGAGTGTATCATGAGGCTCATCCAGACGTCACGTCAGACGATCACGTGCGCTCCGTCCTCACAAAGGCGGAAAGACAGCTGAAGGACAAGTTTGACGGACGGCCGACTAAACCTCCGCC GAACGGATACTCGCTGTACTGTGCCGAACTGATGGTCAACATGAAGGACGTTCCCAGCACGGAGCGCATGGTCCTGTGCAGCAAAAGATGGAAGATGATGACCCAGAAGGAAAAGGACATGTTTCAGAAACGCTGCGAGCAG AGGAAGAAGCAGTACGATGTGGACTTGCAGAGGTTTCTAGCG AGCCTTCCAGAAGAAGAACGAGACCGCATTCTGACCGAGGAGAAGCTGGGTGGAGCCAGGGGGACAGGAGGCGTGGTCTCCAGTCCGCACAGAACCAAGTCGCCGCTCATCAAG GTGGAAGAACCAGAACTATGGGGCTCTTCGGGCTCCAAGGAGCGTCATGACACCAAGAAGACGGCCAAACTTCCCGAGACACCCAAAACGGCAGAAGAGATGTGGCAGCACACCGTGACCGCCGACTTCCTGTCCAAATGCAGA AGCGACCGCAGGAAAGCTCAAGCAGCCATGGAGGCGGCCTGGAAGTCcatggagaagaaggagaagattcAGTGGATCAAGAAAGCAGCAGAAGACCAGAAGCGCTACGAG AGAGAGCTGCTGGAAAGGAGGACGCCGCCACTGCCGCTGCCACCAGCAGGGAACCAGAAGAAGCCTAAATTTGATGGCGAGCCAAAGAAGCCTCCAGT GAGCGGCTATCAGATGTTCTCGCAGGAGCTGCTGACGAATGGCGAGCTGAACCACTTCAGCCTGAAAGAGCGAATGGTGGAGATTGGCAAGCGTTGGCACAAACTGACGCCGGGCCAAAAGGACAAGTACAAGAAGCACGTGGACGAGCAGCAGGGCGAGTACAAGGCAGAACTAGAGGCGTGGATCAAG TCTCTCTCCCCGCAGGATCGCGACGCCTACAAAGAGTTTTCCTCCTCG AAACGTCGCAGCACAGCAAAACTTGGAAGCAGTCGTCCAACAAAAGTGCTCCTAACAACGAAGGGCAAGGTGATGCCCTCCAAGGTCCCACCCCTTGGAGTGGGCGTCAGCAAACGAGCAATGGCGTACAGAGCAAAG CAAGACATGTCCGACTCAGACGACGACAAGAGTGAATCGTCCGACTCTGATGACGACGAGGAGACATCGGGAAGCAGCGACAGCGAAGACGACGAG AACGATGAGGATGAAGATGAAGATCAGACGTCTTCAGAGGAATCCAGTGACTCGGACTCAGACTAG